In Musa acuminata AAA Group cultivar baxijiao chromosome BXJ2-8, Cavendish_Baxijiao_AAA, whole genome shotgun sequence, one genomic interval encodes:
- the LOC135582066 gene encoding uncharacterized protein LOC135582066 isoform X1: MSSKEVFTSLKKLFPQVDLRILKAAAIEHANDVDSAAEFILLDVLPSIVGSCEASCTLQDIDETEHSMAVVGKGKQPILSGNREEEETTSHLSGQEPVSCEIAVSDGYTSSASVMSPCIGEADPRGLQVGNADYMKELECPTSCHNAFEELNTVADSEPNFMEKGIDQTSLHPNSHVLEKFVDVALFNLSVQVNVPQISPGSAHDEHSLEQIMMQSSTGKSETIVNVIHGSAQIDSSLAALLVNGDVQNAALEPFERNSNATENRKLMNDGTFSVNGSVEQSRCSVEPASVQDLNDLEVNDSVSAATMAAEDFKVCGGCLVNEVTTSTTEYEELHSELADDNDLPATLNNRTGHFVNTGYLEDLLSNAKSNKTNLLSAMELTTNMMREVKLLEERRKQAKEAATIAGQDILAKMEELKEISRHAQEANDMHAGEVYGEKAILATEARELQFRLLSLSDEKNKSLSMIEEIRQTVEASIAAMEEEIAAAEQEKLEKEELALKALSKQEAVMAAAMEESKKLQQEAEANSKVREFLMDRGRVVDALQGEINIICEDVMLLKEIVDGRVPLNGSLRSTALSLLASSSSSSYRSKRSSDGVLELDDLPEKSAITEQEQHEIQQNDKSNLSGGIHGAQPDDGWELLKGGVL, encoded by the exons ATGAGTTCCAAGGAAGTCTTTACTTCTCTGAAAAAGTTATTCCCGCAG GTTGATCTTCGCATACTGAAGGCTGCTGCCATTGAGCATGCTAATGATGTTGATTCTGCAGCTGAATTTATTCTCTTAGATGTTCTACCATCTATTGTTGGATCCTGTGAagcatcatgcacattgcaagatATAGATGAAACAGAACATTCGATGGCGGTCG TCGGGAAGGGCAAACAGCCTATTCTGTCTGGAAATCGAGAAGAGGAAGAGACCACAAGTCATCTTTCAGGACAAGAGCCAGTATCATGTGAAATTGCAGTTTCTGATGGTTATACAAGTTCTGCAAGTGTGATGTCACCATGCATTGGGGAAGCAGATCCAAGAGGTTTACAGGTTGGCAATGCAGATTATATGAAGGAACTGGAGTGCCCAACATCATGCCATAATGCTTTTGAGGAGCTGAACACAGTTGCAGACTCAGAACCAAACTTTATGGAGAAGGGAATTGATCAAACCTCTCTTCATCCCAATTCACATGTTCTTGAAAAGTTTGTGGATGTTGCTCTTTTTAACTTGAGTGTTCAAGTTAATGTTCCCCAAATAAGTCCTGGCTCTGCACATGATGAGCATTCTTTGGAGCAAATCATGATGCAATCATCTACTGGAAAGTCGGAAACTATTGTTAATGTTATTCATGGTAGTGCccaaatagattcatcattagCTGCTTTGCTTGTTAATGGGGATGTTCAGAATGCTGCATTGGAACCATTTGAAAGGAATTCTAATGCTACAGAGAACCGGAAATTAATGAATGATGGGACCTTCTCTGTAAATGGTTCTGTGGAACAGTCAAGATGTTCGGTTGAGCCTGCCAGCGTTCAGGATCTTAATGACTTGGAAGTTAATGATTCTGTTTCAGCTGCTACTATGGCAGCTGAAGATTTTAAAGTTTGTGGGGGTTGTCTTGTAAATGAGGTTACCACCAGTACTACTGAATATGAAGAACTGCACTCTGAGTTGGCAGATGACAATGATCTACCTGCAACTCTAAATAACCGAACAGGCCATTTTGTTAACACTGGATATCTTgaagatcttctttctaatgccAAAAGCAATAAG ACAAATTTGTTGTCTGCAATGGAATTGACAACTAATATGATGAGAGAGGTGAAGCTTTTGGAAGAAAGGCGCAAGCAGGCTAAAGAGGCTGCTACCATTGCTGGTCAAGATATTCTTGCCAAGATGGAGGAACTTAAGGAGATATCAAGACATGCACAGGAAGCAAATGACATG CATGCTGGCGAGGTTTATGGTGAGAAAGCTATATTGGCGACTGAAGCTCGAGAGCTTCAGTTCAGACTCCTCAGTTTATCAGATGAAAAGAATAAATCTCTTTCAATGATTGAGGAG ATTCGCCAAACTGTTGAAGCAAGCATAGCTGCAATGGAGGAGGAAATTGCAGCAGCTGAACAAGAAAAGCTTGAGAAGGAAGAACTAGCTCTCAAGGCTCTTAGCAAACAGGAAGCTGTTATGGCTGCAGCAATGGAAGAGTCAAAAAAGCTACAACAAGAAGCAGAAGCTAACTCCAAG GTGAGGGAGTTCTTGATGGATCGTGGCCGTGTAGTTGATGCACTCCA AGGTGAAATTAATATTATCTGTGAGGATGTCATGTTGCTAAAAGAAATAGTCGATGGCCGTGTGCCATTGAATGGATCTCTTCGTTCGACAGCTTTGAGCTTGTTGGCTTCATCAAGCTCATCATCCTATAGGAGCAAACGTTCATCAGATGGGGTTCTTGAGCTCGATGATCTTCCGGAGAAGTCTGCAATCACTGAGCAAGAACAacatgagattcaacagaatgatAAAAGCAACCTCAGCGGCGGCATTCACGGAGCACAACCAGATGATGGCTGGGAGCTTTTAAAAGGTGGAGTATTGTGA
- the LOC135582066 gene encoding uncharacterized protein LOC135582066 isoform X2: protein MVFYAVLVKHLKPVIFCCVLVAVGKGKQPILSGNREEEETTSHLSGQEPVSCEIAVSDGYTSSASVMSPCIGEADPRGLQVGNADYMKELECPTSCHNAFEELNTVADSEPNFMEKGIDQTSLHPNSHVLEKFVDVALFNLSVQVNVPQISPGSAHDEHSLEQIMMQSSTGKSETIVNVIHGSAQIDSSLAALLVNGDVQNAALEPFERNSNATENRKLMNDGTFSVNGSVEQSRCSVEPASVQDLNDLEVNDSVSAATMAAEDFKVCGGCLVNEVTTSTTEYEELHSELADDNDLPATLNNRTGHFVNTGYLEDLLSNAKSNKTNLLSAMELTTNMMREVKLLEERRKQAKEAATIAGQDILAKMEELKEISRHAQEANDMHAGEVYGEKAILATEARELQFRLLSLSDEKNKSLSMIEEIRQTVEASIAAMEEEIAAAEQEKLEKEELALKALSKQEAVMAAAMEESKKLQQEAEANSKVREFLMDRGRVVDALQGEINIICEDVMLLKEIVDGRVPLNGSLRSTALSLLASSSSSSYRSKRSSDGVLELDDLPEKSAITEQEQHEIQQNDKSNLSGGIHGAQPDDGWELLKGGVL, encoded by the exons ATGGTTTTTTATGCTGTACTAGTCAAGCACCTAAAACCAGTGATCTTTTGCTGTGTATTAGTTGCTG TCGGGAAGGGCAAACAGCCTATTCTGTCTGGAAATCGAGAAGAGGAAGAGACCACAAGTCATCTTTCAGGACAAGAGCCAGTATCATGTGAAATTGCAGTTTCTGATGGTTATACAAGTTCTGCAAGTGTGATGTCACCATGCATTGGGGAAGCAGATCCAAGAGGTTTACAGGTTGGCAATGCAGATTATATGAAGGAACTGGAGTGCCCAACATCATGCCATAATGCTTTTGAGGAGCTGAACACAGTTGCAGACTCAGAACCAAACTTTATGGAGAAGGGAATTGATCAAACCTCTCTTCATCCCAATTCACATGTTCTTGAAAAGTTTGTGGATGTTGCTCTTTTTAACTTGAGTGTTCAAGTTAATGTTCCCCAAATAAGTCCTGGCTCTGCACATGATGAGCATTCTTTGGAGCAAATCATGATGCAATCATCTACTGGAAAGTCGGAAACTATTGTTAATGTTATTCATGGTAGTGCccaaatagattcatcattagCTGCTTTGCTTGTTAATGGGGATGTTCAGAATGCTGCATTGGAACCATTTGAAAGGAATTCTAATGCTACAGAGAACCGGAAATTAATGAATGATGGGACCTTCTCTGTAAATGGTTCTGTGGAACAGTCAAGATGTTCGGTTGAGCCTGCCAGCGTTCAGGATCTTAATGACTTGGAAGTTAATGATTCTGTTTCAGCTGCTACTATGGCAGCTGAAGATTTTAAAGTTTGTGGGGGTTGTCTTGTAAATGAGGTTACCACCAGTACTACTGAATATGAAGAACTGCACTCTGAGTTGGCAGATGACAATGATCTACCTGCAACTCTAAATAACCGAACAGGCCATTTTGTTAACACTGGATATCTTgaagatcttctttctaatgccAAAAGCAATAAG ACAAATTTGTTGTCTGCAATGGAATTGACAACTAATATGATGAGAGAGGTGAAGCTTTTGGAAGAAAGGCGCAAGCAGGCTAAAGAGGCTGCTACCATTGCTGGTCAAGATATTCTTGCCAAGATGGAGGAACTTAAGGAGATATCAAGACATGCACAGGAAGCAAATGACATG CATGCTGGCGAGGTTTATGGTGAGAAAGCTATATTGGCGACTGAAGCTCGAGAGCTTCAGTTCAGACTCCTCAGTTTATCAGATGAAAAGAATAAATCTCTTTCAATGATTGAGGAG ATTCGCCAAACTGTTGAAGCAAGCATAGCTGCAATGGAGGAGGAAATTGCAGCAGCTGAACAAGAAAAGCTTGAGAAGGAAGAACTAGCTCTCAAGGCTCTTAGCAAACAGGAAGCTGTTATGGCTGCAGCAATGGAAGAGTCAAAAAAGCTACAACAAGAAGCAGAAGCTAACTCCAAG GTGAGGGAGTTCTTGATGGATCGTGGCCGTGTAGTTGATGCACTCCA AGGTGAAATTAATATTATCTGTGAGGATGTCATGTTGCTAAAAGAAATAGTCGATGGCCGTGTGCCATTGAATGGATCTCTTCGTTCGACAGCTTTGAGCTTGTTGGCTTCATCAAGCTCATCATCCTATAGGAGCAAACGTTCATCAGATGGGGTTCTTGAGCTCGATGATCTTCCGGAGAAGTCTGCAATCACTGAGCAAGAACAacatgagattcaacagaatgatAAAAGCAACCTCAGCGGCGGCATTCACGGAGCACAACCAGATGATGGCTGGGAGCTTTTAAAAGGTGGAGTATTGTGA